A portion of the Methanobrevibacter sp. genome contains these proteins:
- the serB gene encoding phosphoserine phosphatase SerB, with protein sequence MIKLVVFDLDNVIIDGEAIDEIGKIANVEEDIAAITEKAMQGEIDFETSIKDRVQLLEGTSIEDIEKVADELPLMSGASETIKALKEKDVDVAIISGSFDVVADKIKDKIGVETVYTNSFTVEDGKLTGEVTGPLVSGSKLDVLKDHVEKAGITFDEVIAVGDGANDISMIESAGCGIAFNAKDSVKEIADVVIEEKDLCKVLDEILNQLTTDAETETVENEAEDKKEKAVPKSDFVLADTIAGVRKQKDEKEAEISKVAEERENFNKIAKEQRKIRDELNASLKENLNKAIEFRNERNEINKAVEAAKKARNDANNKIKSLEWSSGKRDKIKIENEIKKIDKIIETRVLDIKKENQLVKNANDLRKELMKIHEDESVKDEAHELKKVSEEEHEKVIALSEQAQAAHEEMLIYFRKTDDIRTAADEAHKKFIEARKNASAKHEEFKAILSDIHVINKKLGSSRPKKRKSDNKQSGGFNKNREEKERAEEIFAKFKQGGKVSTEEILLLQKYNIG encoded by the coding sequence TTGATTAAACTTGTAGTATTTGACTTAGATAACGTTATTATTGATGGTGAAGCGATAGATGAGATAGGAAAGATAGCAAATGTTGAAGAAGACATAGCTGCAATTACTGAAAAAGCTATGCAAGGGGAAATTGACTTTGAAACTTCTATTAAAGATAGAGTTCAACTTCTTGAAGGTACTTCTATTGAAGATATCGAAAAAGTTGCTGACGAACTTCCGTTAATGTCTGGAGCTAGCGAAACCATCAAAGCTTTAAAAGAAAAAGATGTAGATGTAGCTATCATTAGTGGTAGTTTTGATGTAGTGGCTGACAAAATTAAAGATAAAATCGGAGTTGAAACCGTTTATACCAACAGTTTCACAGTCGAAGATGGTAAATTAACTGGTGAAGTGACTGGTCCTTTAGTATCCGGTTCTAAATTAGACGTATTAAAAGACCACGTTGAAAAAGCAGGCATTACTTTTGATGAAGTAATTGCTGTTGGAGATGGCGCTAACGACATTTCCATGATCGAGTCAGCAGGTTGCGGAATTGCATTCAATGCAAAAGATTCTGTAAAAGAAATTGCTGATGTTGTAATAGAAGAAAAAGACTTATGCAAAGTCTTAGATGAAATCCTTAATCAATTAACCACTGATGCTGAAACTGAAACTGTAGAAAACGAAGCTGAAGATAAAAAAGAAAAAGCTGTCCCTAAATCTGATTTTGTTCTTGCCGACACTATTGCTGGTGTAAGAAAACAAAAAGATGAAAAAGAAGCTGAAATCTCCAAAGTTGCTGAAGAAAGGGAAAATTTCAACAAAATAGCTAAAGAACAACGTAAAATTAGAGATGAATTAAATGCATCTTTAAAAGAAAACTTAAACAAAGCTATTGAGTTCAGAAATGAACGTAATGAAATTAACAAAGCTGTTGAAGCTGCTAAAAAAGCACGTAATGATGCTAACAACAAAATTAAAAGTTTAGAATGGTCTTCCGGTAAACGTGATAAAATCAAAATAGAAAATGAAATCAAAAAGATTGATAAAATCATTGAAACTCGCGTTTTAGACATTAAAAAAGAAAATCAGCTTGTTAAAAATGCAAACGATCTCAGAAAAGAGTTAATGAAAATTCATGAAGATGAATCAGTTAAAGACGAAGCTCACGAACTTAAAAAAGTATCTGAGGAAGAACACGAAAAAGTTATCGCTTTATCTGAACAGGCTCAAGCGGCTCATGAAGAAATGCTTATCTACTTCAGAAAAACTGATGATATCAGAACCGCAGCTGATGAAGCTCACAAAAAATTCATCGAAGCACGTAAAAACGCTTCCGCTAAACATGAAGAATTCAAAGCAATCTTAAGCGATATTCATGTTATCAACAAAAAATTAGGTTCCAGCAGACCTAAAAAGAGAAAATCTGATAACAAACAGTCTGGCGGATTTAATAAAAACCGCGAAGAAAAAGAAAGAGCTGAAGAAATCTTTGCTAAATTCAAACAAGGTGGAAAAGTCTCTACTGAAGAGATTTTACTCTTACAAAAATACAATATAGGTTAA
- a CDS encoding homocitrate synthase family protein, which yields MQYFISHYNKEYELKFPEDLLIYDTTLRDGEQTPGVCFNFDEKLEIARKLDQFKIHQIEAGFPIVSEKEKETVKAIANEGLDATILALTRTKKEDIDVALDCDVGGIITFVGTSDIHLDHKMHITRQDAIKLCETAVDYAKDHGLYVAFSAEDATRTDIDFLKRIYSKAQECGADRVHIADTTGAITPQGIDYLVRELVKDLDVNLALHCHNDFGLAVINSITGILAGAKGISTTVNGIGERAGNASLEELIMALKILYGKDYGFKTKYIKELSDIVSKSSGLPIPSNKPVVGNNVFRHESGIHVDAVIEEPLCYEPYVPELVGQKRQLVLGKHSGCRAVRAKLNECELEVSDEELIEIVRQVKKSREEGKYINDTVFKEIIKKINKKE from the coding sequence TTGCAATATTTTATTAGCCATTATAACAAAGAATATGAGTTGAAATTCCCTGAAGACTTGCTAATCTATGATACAACATTAAGGGACGGAGAACAAACTCCCGGCGTCTGTTTTAATTTTGATGAAAAATTAGAAATAGCCAGAAAGCTTGATCAGTTTAAAATTCACCAAATTGAAGCAGGATTTCCAATAGTTTCTGAAAAAGAAAAAGAGACCGTAAAGGCAATAGCCAATGAAGGGCTTGATGCCACAATCCTTGCTTTAACAAGAACCAAAAAAGAGGATATTGATGTGGCTCTTGATTGTGATGTGGGAGGAATCATCACATTTGTGGGAACCTCCGATATTCATTTAGACCACAAGATGCACATTACCCGCCAGGATGCAATTAAATTATGTGAAACTGCAGTGGACTATGCTAAGGACCACGGATTATACGTTGCATTCTCAGCAGAAGACGCTACAAGAACAGATATTGATTTTTTAAAAAGGATTTATTCAAAGGCTCAGGAATGCGGAGCTGACAGAGTCCATATTGCAGATACAACAGGTGCGATTACTCCTCAAGGAATTGACTATCTTGTAAGGGAACTTGTAAAAGATTTGGATGTCAATCTTGCGCTTCACTGCCACAACGACTTCGGTCTTGCTGTTATCAACTCCATTACAGGTATTTTAGCAGGTGCAAAAGGTATTTCAACAACCGTTAACGGTATTGGAGAAAGGGCAGGAAACGCCTCTTTAGAAGAATTAATCATGGCTCTGAAAATTCTCTACGGCAAAGATTATGGATTCAAAACCAAATATATTAAAGAACTGTCCGATATCGTATCAAAATCAAGCGGACTTCCTATTCCAAGCAACAAGCCGGTTGTTGGAAACAATGTCTTCAGACACGAATCAGGAATACACGTTGATGCGGTTATTGAAGAGCCTTTATGTTATGAACCATATGTTCCTGAATTGGTTGGTCAAAAAAGGCAGCTTGTTTTAGGTAAACACTCTGGATGCAGAGCCGTCAGGGCAAAATTAAATGAATGTGAACTTGAAGTTAGTGATGAAGAGCTTATTGAAATCGTAAGGCAAGTTAAAAAATCCAGAGAAGAGGGAAAATACATTAACGATACAGTATTCAAAGAAATTATTAAAAAAATCAACAAAAAGGAATAG
- the cyaB gene encoding class IV adenylate cyclase — MIEVEVKAKIDDFSLMEKKLGEIGAAKTKKEFQEDIYFNSPVVDFAKTDEALRIRTTKENDDVNIFITYKGPKIDSKSKTRKEIEMSIEESQKCTDIFEAVGFRKVRTVRKNRQYYSYKNFEISLDDIEGLDPYMEIEIALEDGEDYSNAQKSIFELFEKLGIRDGFERTSYLELLENLNNNN, encoded by the coding sequence ATGATTGAAGTTGAAGTTAAAGCTAAAATCGATGATTTTAGCCTGATGGAAAAAAAATTAGGCGAAATTGGTGCGGCAAAAACTAAAAAAGAATTTCAGGAAGACATTTACTTTAACAGTCCTGTTGTAGACTTTGCCAAAACTGACGAAGCGCTAAGAATTAGAACAACAAAGGAAAATGATGACGTCAATATTTTTATAACATACAAGGGGCCGAAAATTGACAGCAAATCAAAAACCAGGAAAGAAATTGAAATGAGTATAGAAGAATCTCAGAAATGCACAGACATATTTGAAGCAGTGGGTTTTAGAAAAGTCAGAACCGTTAGAAAAAACAGACAATATTACTCTTATAAAAACTTTGAAATATCACTTGACGATATTGAAGGTCTTGATCCCTATATGGAAATAGAAATTGCTCTGGAAGATGGAGAAGATTATTCAAATGCTCAAAAATCCATTTTTGAATTGTTTGAAAAATTAGGCATTAGAGATGGCTTTGAGAGAACATCATATTTGGAACTTTTAGAAAACTTAAATAATAATAACTAA
- a CDS encoding TATA-box-binding protein gives MTDVEIKIENIVASASIGKDIVLTEVSQALEGVNFNREQFPGLVFKLKDPKTAALIFSSGKLVCTGAKSIDDSKLAIKKTVDLMRTIDTEIPHEFEIKIQNIVASANLESTLNLEAVALELEDTEYEPEQFPGLVYRLSDPKVVLLLFGSGKVVCTGAKTKSDAKLGVERAYDRLSELDLI, from the coding sequence TTGACCGATGTTGAAATAAAAATTGAAAACATTGTTGCTTCTGCAAGCATTGGTAAAGACATTGTTCTTACTGAAGTGTCCCAAGCTTTAGAAGGGGTTAATTTTAATCGTGAACAGTTTCCGGGATTAGTTTTTAAACTTAAAGATCCTAAAACAGCAGCATTAATATTTAGCTCTGGTAAGCTTGTGTGTACTGGAGCAAAATCTATAGATGATTCTAAATTAGCAATCAAGAAAACTGTAGATTTAATGAGGACTATCGATACTGAGATTCCTCACGAATTTGAAATTAAAATTCAAAATATTGTGGCTTCTGCAAACTTAGAATCCACATTAAATTTAGAAGCCGTTGCTTTAGAACTTGAAGATACTGAATATGAACCTGAACAATTTCCGGGTTTGGTATACAGATTGTCTGACCCTAAAGTGGTTTTATTATTATTCGGCTCAGGTAAAGTTGTATGTACCGGAGCTAAAACTAAAAGCGACGCCAAATTAGGTGTCGAAAGAGCTTACGATAGATTAAGTGAGCTAGATTTAATATAA